From the Corythoichthys intestinalis isolate RoL2023-P3 chromosome 15, ASM3026506v1, whole genome shotgun sequence genome, one window contains:
- the LOC130931254 gene encoding cofilin-2-like, translating into MASGVAVDDEVINLFNDIKKHRKQKAAFFRLSDDKTKIIVDHCMKVMCDDADPFKSFKDMLPKDDCRFIVYDALFDTEDSKNREQMIFISWAPDTATVQKKMIHASSRENIKKLFGLTAEWQVNDLCEVQPEDLAERLSRDTVVCIDGKVLPGKCG; encoded by the exons GCGTCAGGCGTGGCCGTGGACGATGAAGTCATCAATTTGTTCAATGATATCAAGAAGCACAGGAAGCAGAAGGCGGCGTTCTTCCGCCTCAGCGACGACAAGACGAAGATCATCGTGGACCACTGCATGAAGGTCATGTGCGACGACGCCGACCCTTTCAAATCCTTCAAGGACATGCTCCCGAAAGATGACTGCCGATTCATCGTCTACGACGCGTTGTTCGACACGGAGGATTCCAAAAATAGGGAACAAATGATCTTCATCAGCTG GGCTCCCGATACCGCTACCGTCCAGAAAAAGATGATCCACGCATCCTCccgtgaaaacatcaagaaaCTCTTTGGCC TGACTGCGGAGTGGCAGGTGAACGATTTATGCGAAGTTCAACCTGAAGATCTGGCTGAAAGGTTGAGCAGGGATACCGTGGTCTGCATAGACGGGAAGGTCTTACCGGGTAAATGCGGCTGA